Proteins encoded by one window of Verrucomicrobiota bacterium:
- a CDS encoding energy transducer TonB has translation MNALPYRRYSLILWSLCAFLLHLVLFLLLTAFIKPGRTMPILNEPSPASLQAHFIPLAKSPTPLVIEEPIPQEKILVAEGPTEAEAVVIPEVVEKTIPTETPLEKLEEPIVEQELPDIPETEKIEIVEQPPQEILQIEKLQEVSTPTQQPLENQPQKVAKATPMTSTSISTKNNSANKTVSTSSSRYRSNHSNQGLSNMPARILRKPMPQYPRIAERKGWDGNVILEIFIDEFGTPQEVQVLKSTGYNLLDSSALKWVKSRWKFAPAKLGDQSIASSLKVRVIFNKGH, from the coding sequence ATGAATGCCCTTCCCTACCGGCGTTATTCTCTCATTCTCTGGTCACTTTGTGCCTTCCTCTTACACTTAGTCCTTTTCTTACTCCTTACAGCTTTCATCAAACCTGGCAGAACCATGCCTATCTTAAACGAACCCAGCCCCGCTTCCTTACAAGCTCATTTCATTCCATTAGCCAAGTCTCCCACACCTCTTGTCATTGAAGAGCCTATTCCGCAAGAAAAAATCCTAGTGGCTGAAGGACCGACTGAGGCTGAGGCAGTTGTCATACCCGAGGTTGTAGAAAAGACGATACCAACAGAAACTCCCTTGGAAAAACTTGAAGAACCGATTGTTGAGCAAGAGCTTCCAGACATCCCTGAGACCGAAAAAATTGAAATAGTCGAACAGCCGCCCCAAGAAATTTTACAGATAGAAAAGCTTCAAGAGGTTTCGACCCCTACGCAACAACCACTCGAGAACCAACCTCAAAAAGTAGCAAAAGCTACACCCATGACTTCAACCTCAATCAGCACCAAAAATAACAGTGCTAATAAAACAGTTTCAACCTCATCTAGCCGCTATAGATCCAATCATTCGAATCAAGGCTTATCCAATATGCCTGCGCGGATTCTGCGTAAGCCTATGCCTCAATATCCTCGCATTGCTGAACGCAAAGGATGGGATGGCAATGTGATTCTTGAAATCTTTATCGATGAGTTTGGGACCCCCCAAGAGGTGCAAGTACTTAAGTCGACAGGTTATAACCTCCTCGATAGCAGTGCTCTCAAATGGGTCAAAAGCCGCTGGAAATTTGCTCCCGCTAAACTCGGAGACCAAAGCATTGCCAGTTCGCTAAAAGTGAGGGTCATTTTTAACAAGGGCCATTAG
- a CDS encoding biopolymer transporter ExbD gives MNIEFEDSSSSTPTIELTPLIDVIFQILVFIMISSTFAEPMMDIILPQAETEETQVDHSVLSVQMDRDGNSYIKSERIPQDQLLSHLRKWQTELDTEAVYFKGDQEVPYKHILEAMNLARQAGLTQFNFVYEESE, from the coding sequence ATGAATATTGAATTTGAAGACAGTTCCTCGAGCACACCTACTATTGAACTGACCCCGCTTATTGATGTGATCTTTCAAATTCTCGTCTTTATTATGATTTCTTCAACCTTCGCTGAACCAATGATGGATATTATTCTACCTCAAGCCGAGACTGAAGAAACTCAGGTCGACCACTCCGTGTTAAGTGTGCAAATGGATCGAGACGGGAATAGCTATATTAAATCGGAGCGCATACCGCAAGATCAGCTTTTGAGCCACTTGCGAAAATGGCAGACAGAGCTTGATACGGAAGCGGTTTACTTTAAGGGGGATCAAGAAGTTCCCTATAAACATATTCTTGAAGCGATGAATTTAGCCCGGCAAGCAGGACTTACTCAATTTAATTTTGTCTATGAGGAAAGCGAATGA
- a CDS encoding MotA/TolQ/ExbB proton channel family protein, translating to MMWPLLLCSLVALTFILERAWAYWRAGSFHKEDLATRAWECLASLDKDGWNQWTESKCPILRLYAFYASYASHELSIREEAIKRKGDSLLAELRKNLRIIATISQVAPMLGLLGTVTGLVATFHKMQELGTKVQPSDLAGGIWEALLTTIVGMVIGILCIIAYQIFQSRVDLLARTMKTSISFLEEQRHFIYEQAESSSELASNSLSKKEPA from the coding sequence ATGATGTGGCCGCTGTTGCTCTGCTCTCTGGTTGCTTTGACTTTTATTCTGGAGAGAGCCTGGGCTTATTGGCGTGCTGGCTCTTTCCATAAAGAGGATTTGGCCACTCGAGCTTGGGAATGCCTTGCCTCGCTGGATAAAGATGGGTGGAATCAATGGACGGAGAGCAAATGCCCCATTCTGCGGCTCTATGCCTTTTACGCGAGCTACGCTTCTCACGAGTTATCGATTCGAGAAGAAGCAATCAAACGAAAGGGCGACTCCCTTCTTGCAGAGTTGCGTAAAAACTTGCGCATCATAGCTACGATTAGTCAAGTAGCTCCGATGCTGGGACTCTTGGGAACCGTCACTGGTCTTGTGGCAACCTTCCACAAAATGCAAGAGTTGGGCACCAAGGTGCAGCCCTCTGACTTGGCAGGAGGGATCTGGGAAGCTCTGCTCACCACCATCGTTGGCATGGTGATCGGAATCCTCTGCATCATCGCCTACCAAATTTTCCAATCCAGGGTTGATCTTCTGGCCCGCACGATGAAGACATCCATTAGTTTTTTGGAAGAGCAAAGACATTTTATTTACGAGCAGGCCGAAAGCTCATCTGAATTAGCTAGCAACTCTCTCTCAAAGAAGGAGCCCGCATGA
- a CDS encoding TonB-dependent hemoglobin/transferrin/lactoferrin family receptor: MRSGIIKCFYPAFVFIVIGKLSIATSRAMDAGLKDDMDSSEIENKEYQLIQTIQKDSGSAEEHEVDAEVTVVSQRRKKKTHDVPVMVTVMTRKDMERNGVQNFGDVVKYEPLVSAPFDFATSDSAFAYSQSGFSSYNIRGIEGNRVLLTVDGIRQAPSYLSNSFDQTAEAPGGSGRDFFDPAMFEAVEIIKGPASSLYGSDALGGVVAFRTPDPQDLLSTTDNPFAVLQRVQYFEANESKANLTLAAVEQGPVAFLFGYAGRFGGETENNGDLPPNPAEFYSHSFLSKIDYQINESNFLQLTAEYYEKQNDIEVDSAEGGGLILWEDVFNTDYKERYRLSLDYELSLIDFPVFDEFKLTPYYQFSFNQAINESRGPDVFNSGGIFVAPGRVRDQEIEYDTEIYGADLQFDKQILGNVLDHYLIYGTQFSISNQENRFFREDTSVSVAGNRISFAPSDTYRLGAFIQHEFSLGEEREWVLTPAFRLDYYEVKSFTDGSYEERLSNLNFTEIAQFEGYDDLSFAPKFTVLRHLNESLNVYAAYARGIRNPTAEELTYIFDHPPAGGAPAGNLVIPNTELEEEKSDSFEIGLKGDYDPLSFELAAFYNIYDNFLANQEDTGLDTDDGRNILQTVNIGEVDIYGFEVNAQLRPGEISEDLEALKGVELGVATGWAEGRNKSEDQWLNTIDPFKVVWYAEFVEPDQERFGTRLTTTFVEKKTKIDETTSQGSFFQPGDFFVLDWSAFVTPWEYFTLSAGVNNLLDREYYLWSVIRRGGGHQGGGVAATRVTQPGRNFYISAKLEF; the protein is encoded by the coding sequence ATGAGATCTGGTATCATTAAGTGTTTTTATCCAGCTTTCGTATTTATAGTCATTGGAAAGCTCAGCATAGCAACATCTCGGGCAATGGATGCAGGGTTGAAAGATGACATGGATTCCTCAGAAATTGAAAACAAAGAATACCAATTAATTCAGACTATTCAAAAAGATAGCGGCTCAGCAGAAGAGCACGAAGTAGATGCAGAAGTCACAGTGGTTTCCCAAAGGCGCAAAAAGAAAACCCATGATGTCCCTGTTATGGTGACCGTCATGACAAGAAAAGACATGGAAAGAAACGGCGTACAGAACTTTGGTGATGTGGTAAAATACGAGCCGCTGGTATCCGCTCCCTTCGACTTTGCTACGTCGGATAGCGCTTTTGCCTACTCCCAAAGCGGCTTCAGCAGCTATAACATACGAGGGATTGAGGGTAACCGTGTCTTGCTGACCGTCGACGGAATACGTCAGGCGCCTTCTTACCTTTCTAATTCTTTCGACCAAACGGCTGAAGCCCCTGGTGGATCAGGGCGTGATTTCTTTGACCCCGCTATGTTTGAAGCGGTGGAAATCATTAAAGGGCCGGCCAGTAGCCTTTATGGGAGCGATGCTCTGGGTGGTGTCGTCGCTTTTCGCACCCCAGATCCTCAGGACTTATTGAGCACTACCGACAATCCTTTTGCAGTACTCCAACGCGTGCAATATTTCGAGGCCAACGAGAGCAAAGCGAACCTGACCTTAGCTGCCGTCGAACAAGGGCCTGTCGCCTTTCTTTTTGGTTATGCAGGACGTTTCGGTGGGGAGACGGAAAACAATGGGGATTTGCCCCCCAACCCTGCGGAATTCTACAGTCACAGCTTCTTGAGCAAAATTGATTATCAAATCAACGAATCCAACTTTCTGCAGCTAACGGCGGAATATTATGAAAAACAAAACGATATTGAAGTGGATAGCGCTGAAGGTGGGGGCTTGATACTGTGGGAGGATGTTTTCAATACGGACTACAAGGAAAGATACCGCTTAAGTCTGGACTATGAATTGTCGCTGATAGACTTTCCTGTCTTCGATGAATTCAAACTCACCCCCTACTATCAGTTTTCCTTCAACCAAGCCATCAATGAGTCAAGAGGCCCTGATGTCTTTAACTCGGGAGGTATCTTTGTAGCTCCTGGAAGAGTTAGAGATCAAGAAATAGAATACGACACAGAGATCTACGGAGCGGATTTACAATTTGATAAACAAATACTAGGCAATGTTCTCGATCATTATCTAATCTATGGAACACAATTTTCAATCAGCAATCAGGAAAATCGTTTCTTCCGAGAAGATACCAGCGTTTCCGTAGCCGGCAATCGCATCAGTTTCGCACCTTCGGATACCTATCGCCTAGGAGCCTTTATACAGCATGAGTTTAGTCTGGGAGAAGAACGTGAGTGGGTTCTGACCCCGGCATTCCGCTTAGACTACTATGAAGTGAAGTCATTTACGGATGGATCTTATGAGGAGCGATTATCCAACTTGAATTTTACAGAGATTGCTCAATTCGAAGGCTATGACGACTTGAGCTTCGCTCCGAAGTTCACCGTGTTAAGACACCTTAATGAGTCACTTAATGTTTATGCTGCTTACGCCAGAGGGATTCGCAATCCCACGGCTGAAGAGCTTACCTATATATTCGACCACCCGCCTGCCGGGGGTGCTCCCGCCGGTAACTTGGTCATACCCAATACGGAGTTGGAAGAAGAAAAAAGTGATAGTTTTGAAATCGGGTTGAAGGGTGACTACGACCCGTTGAGCTTTGAATTAGCTGCGTTCTACAATATCTATGATAATTTTTTAGCAAATCAAGAAGACACCGGATTAGACACTGACGATGGCAGAAATATTTTACAAACAGTCAATATTGGAGAGGTGGATATCTATGGCTTTGAGGTAAATGCCCAGTTGCGACCAGGTGAGATATCCGAAGATCTTGAAGCTCTAAAAGGGGTGGAACTAGGAGTGGCTACAGGTTGGGCTGAGGGAAGAAATAAGAGTGAAGATCAGTGGCTCAACACCATTGATCCTTTTAAAGTGGTCTGGTATGCGGAATTCGTGGAACCGGATCAAGAGAGATTTGGAACTCGCCTTACCACCACCTTCGTGGAAAAGAAAACCAAGATTGACGAAACGACCAGTCAGGGCTCTTTTTTTCAACCGGGAGACTTTTTTGTCCTCGATTGGTCAGCTTTCGTCACCCCTTGGGAATACTTTACGCTTTCTGCCGGTGTCAATAATCTTCTGGATCGCGAATATTATCTCTGGAGTGTGATTCGCCGCGGCGGAGGCCACCAGGGGGGAGGTGTTGCCGCAACCAGAGTCACCCAACCGGGAAGAAATTTTTACATCTCCGCAAAATTAGAATTTTGA
- a CDS encoding DNRLRE domain-containing protein, with product MKQKKHHKLNKSYLRVGLLLGITLVAVQNTYAQEQVTLTPTQDSDSYQFINAPTTGQSILTLGVSSSCTASCGHSQKTLIQFNTSSIPFASSEVDSAVLRLWALDNTITIPDFGTIGFDPGTVEVYTQGSSWFVDNANPKWNAHDADQFIGSINVSAIEAWYEIDVTQAVKDWLDGASNFGFEIQTADEFSTQTCAFASMEEVESLKPKLVVTKIPVPAPTVFDPVAGFGLEFDAVIGNQVIVSTSDTPEDGTFTDMSPLTITTSPFSIVDPMSLTLDKRFYTIRYD from the coding sequence ATGAAACAAAAGAAACACCACAAACTCAACAAGTCTTACTTAAGAGTAGGGCTTTTACTAGGCATTACTCTAGTAGCTGTTCAGAATACCTACGCCCAAGAACAAGTCACCCTGACTCCAACCCAGGACTCTGATAGCTATCAGTTTATCAACGCCCCCACTACAGGGCAGAGTATTCTCACCCTTGGAGTGAGCTCAAGTTGCACAGCAAGTTGTGGTCACTCGCAGAAGACACTTATACAGTTCAATACCAGTAGCATTCCTTTCGCTTCCAGTGAGGTAGATAGTGCTGTTTTGCGTCTTTGGGCGCTAGATAATACCATTACTATTCCCGATTTTGGAACTATCGGATTTGATCCTGGGACGGTTGAAGTTTATACACAAGGTTCAAGTTGGTTTGTTGATAATGCTAACCCAAAGTGGAATGCGCATGATGCGGATCAGTTTATTGGAAGCATCAATGTCAGTGCCATTGAGGCTTGGTATGAAATTGATGTGACCCAAGCGGTGAAGGACTGGTTAGATGGTGCATCCAACTTTGGTTTTGAGATTCAAACTGCTGACGAATTTTCAACACAGACATGTGCTTTTGCTTCCATGGAAGAAGTCGAGAGTCTCAAGCCTAAACTCGTAGTCACAAAAATTCCTGTTCCTGCTCCTACGGTGTTTGATCCCGTCGCAGGCTTTGGTTTGGAATTCGATGCCGTAATTGGTAATCAAGTGATTGTCAGCACTTCGGATACTCCAGAAGACGGAACCTTTACTGACATGTCACCTCTGACTATTACCACAAGCCCTTTCTCCATAGTTGACCCCATGTCCCTCACGTTAGACAAACGCTTTTATACCATTCGTTATGATTAA